ccagctactggtagacagaacagtcagccgagactgcaagaccagactgaccaacctgtgcacagcctggattgattacaagaaggcctatgactcaatgccccatacctggatcctggaatgcctagaattgtacaagatcaacaggaccctaagagccttcatcaggaactcaatggggatgtggcggacaacactagaggccaactccaagcccatagcacaagtcaccatcaagtgtgggatctaccaaggagatgctctgtccccactgctgttctgcataggcctgaaccccctcagtgagatcattaacaagactggctacggataccgactacgaaacggagcagttgtcagccacctcctgtacatggatgacatcaagctgtatgccaagagtgaacgagacattgattcactgatacacactaccaggctatacagcaatgacattggaatgtcgttcggactggagaagtgtagtcggatggtaacaaagagagggaaggtagtcagaactgaggggattgaactaccagaaggcaacattgcagacatagaggacagttacaagtacctggggatcccgcaggcgaatgggaaccatgaagaggccgctaggaaagctgcaaccaccaagtacctgcagagggtcaggcaagtcctgaggagtcagctgaatggtaagaacaagatccgggccatcaacacctacgccctgcccgtgatcaggtaccctgctggggtaataggctggccaaaggaggagatagaagccactgacataaagacaagaaagctcctgaccatgcatggagggtttcaccccaagtccagcaccctgaggctgtacgctaagtggaaggaagggggccggggactggtgagtgtcagcaccacagtccaggatgagacaagaaacatccacgaatacatcacgaagatggccccaactgacagtgtgctcagtgaatacctcaggcagcagaaacccaagaaagaggaggaaggcgaggaaccatcatggaaggacaggcccctgcacggtatgtaccaccggcagatagaggaggtggctgatatccagaaatcctaccagtggctggacaaagctggactgaaagacagcacagaggcactaatcatggcagcacaagaacaagctctgagtacaagatccatagaggctggggtctatcacaccaggcaagaccccaggtgcaggctgtgtaaagatgccccagagacaatccagcacataacagcagggtgcaagatgctagcaggcagggcatacatggaacgccataaccaagtggccggcatagtgtacaggaacatctgtgccgagtataacctggaagtcccgaggtcaaaatgggagatgcccccaagggtgatggagaatgaccgagctaagatcctgtgggacttccagatacagacggacaaaatggtggtggctaaccaaccggacatagtggtggtagacaaacagaagaagacggccgtagtgatcgatgtagcggttcccaatggcagcaatatcaggaagaaggaacacgagaagctggagaaataccaagggctcagagaagagctcgagaggatgtggagggtgaaggtaacggtggtccccgtggtaatcggagcactaggtgcggtgactcccaagctaggcgggtggctccagcagatcctgggaacaacatcggagatctctgtccagaagagcgcagtcctgggaacagctaagatactgcgcaggaccctcaagctcccaggcctctggtagaggacccgagcttgaaggataaaccgcccgcaggggcaaGATGGGTGTTgggtttatatatatacataaatgaaCAAGAATGTGCACTTTAAGTTATTTCAGTTAACTATTCTGCATTGCGTTTGCATAAGACCAAATTGGCCAAAAGTCTGTCAGTCATTTGTGCACGATGAGGCCGTAGAATGATGCCACCATAGCTGAAAACTCGCTCCACAGGAGCACTACATGCAGGTACTGCCAAAACTCTGGTGGCCACATGAAACAGAGAAGGAAGAGTCTGCCTGTTCAATGCCCAGAACAAGAGGGCGTTCTGTCCATCAGCAATATCCAGGTAGTGACTTAGCTGTAGAGCTGGACTCTTCCCCACATCCTTCTTCTGCCTCTTACAGTAAGCAGCAAAGAGTCCTCCATCTTCACAGGCCTCTTGGTGTTCCTCACCAGGAGTCACAGGTTGCTCTGACTTTGCAGGATCTGCCGCATCTTGCAGGATCAGATCTGGCAAAACAAATTAACAACAGCAAAAGAGCCTTTATTAcaattttagacaaaaaatacagaaaaaatatacaCTATATTCAATCTTTACCTTTAACTTTTTGTGTCACCTCTGTCTTTATGTCACAACTGCCCAACACATGGTGTTCCACCCACaacagagaaaatgctggaTCCAAAGCAGCTGCTTTAAGGCACACTGGATCTGAAAAGGGGGCAGTGATCCCATCTTCTGCTCTAGCCATTCGCACACTGATAAAGATTCCAAGAAATCTTTTGTTCAAAGATGCTTGGAGGCTCCTGACCAGACCATTCAGGAAACGGACTTGAGGCTTCAGTTTCTCAAGGTGGTGACTGAGGGACAGCACGGATGGAACAACAGCACTGATCGTCACTATTTTCTCACCTTGTGTCAAATCTGTTGCTTCTCCAAAAGGCTTCAAGATGTCCACCATCTCCTTCAACAGGTTCCACTCTCGTGTTGTGAATAATAACTCCTTGTGCCCAGCCATTTCAAGAACAGCACAGAGTTTTAGATGTTCACACTGGAGAACTGCCTTTACTTGTCTCAGTGTTGAATTCCATCTTGTGATTACAGCAGCAGGGATCCCTTTCTGTTCACCAAATTCAGCTTCAAACACATCTTTGAATGTTGTGCTTGTGTGCAGTAGAGAGCTGAGCTTAGATAACTTTGAAAGTGAAGGAGATGCCACTTTGGTCTCTGACAAACCATCTCTCACCACCAGCTGAAGTGTGTGCGCAAAACACTGCAGGCGCTGTGTCTTTGCCATAGCAGCACCTACTGTTTCCTGATCTTCCAAGGTTAAGTCGTGCCAGAGCTCTGGGTCGTCAAGAtgatcaccatcatcatcatgttcCTCACCTTGCTCAGTGGGGAAGCAAACAGTGAATGCTTTCCGCATATTGGCAGCATTGTCACTAATAATATAGTTTATCTTTGATGTTGTATTCGTCACATATAGCTTCAAATTTCTCACAGATTCTTTTACCAGTGTGTAATCCTTTGAAGCGGTCAAAGGCCAGCAGTTTGGATTTTAGCTGCATCcgctctgtctctttctgtatCCAGTGCACAGTGATACCAAGGAAACCCCGCATCCTTCGGTCTGACCAAATGTCCACAGTGACTGAAACATGATCAGTCTCGCTCAACTGAGTTTTTAACATTGAACATTTTTCAGCAGCGAGGTTCTCTGTTTTTGATATAATTGTTCTGCGACATACTGCGACATTTTCTGTCAACTACTGTCAGAAAGTGCCGAAAATTCTTGTTTTCCACAATAGAAAGGGGCAGGTTGCAACCAATAATCAAGTCACTTAATAATGCATTCGTGATAGCTTTCTGCTGTGGATGAGTCATGCTGTACTGTCCGGCACAAGTGTCCATAAACTGTGATATGGAAGGCTGTTGAGGTTCATTTGTGATCCTCTTTTTCATCTGGTATTCTTCAAATCTGATAGAGGTAAGCATATTAGACTCATGTCAGAAATTCCATTACAGCCATTCATGAATTGCATTTGACTTTAAGTTGATCCTAATAatcctaaataaatattaacaCTTAAGCCCTCATAGTTTTCagacaataaaaaatataaataaaaaaaatataaaaattatttattaagaCACTTTTCTCAAAACTCTGCATACAGTTCTAATAAGCAATGTTTAGCATTCCTGTTAAGAATAACTGACCTttgcaaataaacaacagctAATAACATAAGatcaaagtattttatttgatgtattGACATAAATGACAGAAGAAAAAGGCCATGTATAGCAGGACTACTCAATTACACACTAAGGTGGGCCAGATTTTCTAACCAAAAAAAATTTCCCTGGCtcagacatgcaaaagttaaacACGACCATACACTAATTGCAAATTAAACACAGTGATTTTGAATTGTGATGTgatggtaaaataaatatttgtcagTCTAAACTGAGTTAAATCTACAGGGTTATTGATGGGGAGGAGACGGAGAGAAACTCTCTTCCCTGAGTACAGCTACAGAGCCCACTTTCTGAAACGGACCCTGCTCACCATTCCCCGACAATTCTGAGCTAACAAGCTGCATGTTATTCTTGGATTTAAAATAGCATGACAAACATATCATACCTGTTAAAGCCAAACAGTATCATCAACGTAGCCCGGAGAACATTTGCTAATAAGATGAAGTTAGCTAAGTCAGCTGTCTCATCGTAGCAAAAAAAGCACCACCTACCGTTCTTTATGCAACTTCAAATGTCGGACAAAGTTGGAGGTTGTTCCATCTCCGTCTGTGATTCTCTTCTTGCATGTTTTGCatattgcatttctttttttgttgactACTTCGTAGTTTATGTACCCGAAAGAAATTACTCTTGGCAGCATTTTTGGCTcgagcgtttttctttttgttttttttaaatctggttAATTTGATTGGCTGTGCTACAGCTCACGCTCACATACATACGGAGTgtggtaagaatgaatgaatgaataaagtaAATTAATGGTCTGCACTTTTTATATAATATGTATGTTAAATTTTAGATTTGGGTAAAATATCAAGTCTTTTCAAGTAAACAGGTTCAAGTCCAATTCAAGTCCCAAGTCACTGGTATAAAAGTCCAAGTCAAGTCACAAGTCTTACAACCTTTTTTCAAGTCAAGTCTAAAGTCATAAAATTAATGACTCGAGTCTGATTCGAGTCCAAGTCATGTGACTCGAGTCCACACCTCTGCCAtaatatacattttttcttaatgtgtcCCCAATAGTAGTATATTGAGTGCCTCTTCCTACCTACCCAGTACCCTAATTCTACCAGAAACATGATTGCAGCTTGTGATTTTTCTTTGCCCATATAAGTAAGCTTTCAGATAAATGTAGTGTAGCAAGATATAAAGCGATATCAGATAGAAATTATTGCACCTTTAATGTTTACTcaagctcagtatttgaaacTGACTTAAATTTGACTTCTGCAATTTTTATtaaattcatttaatttattaatacaATGAACATAATGTTAGACATGTTACATTTAATATGTCCAACCAAGTGTAGATATTTCTATCATTTCTCTAATTTCACTGCAGGTGCAAActttgcatgtgacaaataaaggtttgattgattgatttgtcttttttttatttattaaagtaTTCTATCATTCTACAGTGTAGAATATAGGAGTGGTACATGTCCCAAGGCAGGTTTTCAGTTCAGCATTGAATTGAGGTAACTGGGGTTTTGTATTAGACCACTTACACTTAGGAATGTAACATTTTCCAAATAAAATttcaaaatatcaaaataaaggAATGAGTATTCTGGttatttttacctttaaaaaaacaacaacctcctTATATTGTAACTTCATTCTCATGCCACAGTATAGTTGAAATACATGTTGATTGATAAGTGGTGATAAAATACTTTTCATTGTAAGTCCATATCAGTGACCAATTAATATTGGTGAAGTTATTGTTCCAAAAAACTGACAGCGAGGAGTTATAGGACAATGAGTCATATTCCTAATAAATGTGTTACTTCATTTTTTATCCAATATACTAATGCCATTTATGGGAACATCTTTTTTCACAGGTACCTGTATGTTTAGTCCATTTCTGTCTTGTAGCAGCCtcacaaaaccaaaaactgaaaactgtttgTAAGGTagcaaacctgcagtcagctgacactgaagaagtcacctggatgatgatgaaacgtttctcccactgaaaacgctccgtccagatgaacagaatcaagtgTATTGAAGTTTATTGAAAAATCAGCTATAATTTCATGTCTTGTGACAAAACATACATCCTCTGTGCTGCACAAGTGTATAACCATCAATATCCTTGCATCCATCCATTGACAGCCATTTCATTTCGTACAGTCTGTCAGTCAGTCTGTCCCAAAGTACAGATTCTGATTCATCATGATGGTGAGAAAAGCCAGTGAAAATTTCAAGCTTTTATCTCTGTAAATTTAGAACGTGTAAAACATGTAAACTGAATATTTTGGGATTTTTCCCTTTggtgaaacaaaatgaaacactgTAAGTTGCATTGGACTCAAAGTTACTTTTCTATTAACATTTTATTGGAACAATCACACATTAGTCACaaaattctgaaaataaaaacatctgaaaatgtctaaaaaaaaaagggaagtaaaggaaaataaatgagGTAAAATGTATCTAAAACATGAGGGTATATGAAATAAATGCATTCATAtgatttgtttagtttttttaactttattgaaattaaatagatTTACATGAGAATTCACCATGCAAGTCAAATGTCTGAATATCAATCAAATTATCAATCAGACCATTTATTATGTGAAGAAATATGAAGTCAGCCACAACAATAAAAATGGTTCAGATATAACAATGGAATAAATGTCTTCTAATTAATCAGCTGATCAAATGCAACaagttaaaattaaaacatcagACAAATTATTTTAACTTCCACTCATTCTAATCTCAGGaagaaaataatacaaagaaaaagcagaatcTCATCAAAtcattacaaagaaaaaaaacgctTGGATTAACAAATCATGAAATATTTAAAGGCTTTAATCAGGATTAAACTGCAGGATCAATGAAAGCATAAAgcacaaaaagagagaaaaggataGCTTCAATCAATCTGAGGGTCAAACAACACAAATGCAGGAAACCATGGAAATGTGCAGGtggataaaacaaaacatttctatCTCTTAATGTGAGGCCCCATTTATGTGAACTCCAAATATGTCCAGCAAAAACAATCTTTTAATTTCAGGAAAAGATGCTCTGAGTGGCTGTAAGCTGTGATCATACAGGCTGATTGGCTGTCATATAGTAAATAACTAAATGTGACCGACATGATGGGACTCTACACATTTAACACAGCTCTGGTGTAAAAAGCTGGACTGAATTAAACTAAATAATGTGTCATCAAGTTTACAGACAGAGCAACACGGAGCTGTTTTTAGTCCAGGCCTTGAAGGCTGGAAAAACAGACTCAGAGAATTTGGTCCTgaaggtgtgaatgtgactCAGTTTATTAAATGAGACTGTGTAGTAGGACAGAGTCCCTGCAGGCCAATCCAGATACACTCCCAGTCGGGGGCAGCCAGAAGGTGGAAACGGGTGTTTAGTGGTCTTACTATCATGCTCTGCATAGAAAGTTGGGTCTGGGTCCCATTTAAAGCCCAAAGACCAGGAGATGTTATTCCACCCGAACCCAGTCAAACTACCTCGTCCCTTTCTCTCTAATTTTCTGtagcaaacagcagcagcagcatctgcaCCTTTGTTCATATTCAGCTCTACCTCCCAGTAATGGCGCCCAGTCAGAGCCTCTCTGCACAGAATGTGAGGCCAAACTTCAAATCTCTCAGGATGGTCGGGATACGACTGCAACTCTCCGTTTGTCAGCTTCTTGTTTCCTTCAGACAGGATGAGGTTGTTGTTTACTGTGTTTGGATCCAGGGTGAGACCACAGgcatctgatggagagaacgaGACCTGATCAAATTCATTATtcatgatgatgtcactgactcCTCGTTAATCTGTCCATTGCAGATCTGCAGTCTGTTTTTAACACGTCAGATCTCTGTCCTCAAACCTCAGCTTGTCTGAGTTTGATTATGATGATGGATTTTATCTGCGTGTTTCTCTGATTCTGTGTTTCACACTGTGCTGCCTTTGAGACCTGATCAGAATCACAGTTCAGCCTAAACATTAAAAGGCTTTATTAACAGAAAGTTACTGTTGTTAATAAATGCAACAACATGTTTAAGAACCTAAACCAATCAGACTGATCCACTGACAGCACTGCTTTAATAGTTCCTGTTCATACTGCTGAATCAGACATTAATAAAGTGATTTCAGTGACATGGATACAATCTGCAGGTCATTGTTCTTCACCAAcattatttttctgcatttaaagAATTTTGTTTCTCAATGAAACATGCTGGACCCATATTTTTTATTCAAAGACAAATTTAACCTGAATAAGAGAAACCTGAgacattttaattatttgtgcACATCTTTATGGCCAGTTTTAAGAGGAAGAACAATTACAGCACCCAGTATGACTTAATGAAGGAAGTCATCCTGGTATCGATTCTGcagtattaaattaaaataaatgggaATAATTTCACTTTAAACAGTTCAGCTAATCTGAAGATGAAACAGTATTATTTTGTTACTTACACAACATTAGATCTCTTCTGTTTGTTACGTTTTCCACATCAGTGGCATCAGGTCCTGAGAAACCATCAGTGACCAGGTTTGTGTTCCTGTAGTGGTAGATAGTTGCTCCTTTGTATTTGTCATTTTCAGTGGCTGTTATAAACAGTCTGCTGCAGTTCTTCACagcttctgtcttttctttcattttggcTCTAACTTCATCTGAGAAGTACCATTGGTCCTGGGTAGGTGGAGTGTTACCATCAGTACCTTCcagcttctttttctccaaGTAGTCAGACATGTTCTGCAGATATGGGTCAGTGGATTTCAGGGAGgtgaaaacaaagcagagaaCTTCCTCTACTCCTGGTTTAAACACCTCTCTGTCCAGCTCAGACTGATCTGAGATGATCTTTGCTCCCTCCATCATGTCTACAAAGTACCTGATGATGGTGACTTCTCTCTCTTCATCTTTGATCCACTTGGTTAATCTCTCCTGACTGAACGGTGACTTGTCTCTGTCATCAAACACTTTCACTAATTCCTGCTCATCTTCCTCACCTGCCCTGATGGAGGGAAGTTTCTCAGCCATTGTTTCCTGGAGTGAAGATCTGAAATACTCACAGAGCTTCTTGAATCTGCTCAACTTTTCTTGTATCTGTGGAAAGTTTCTCACCACTCTGTCCTCCAGCAGATCATTGCATCTTAATTCCAGGTTATAGAGGTCCTTCAGAGCATCTTGAGCCTTTCTAACAAGTCCAACACTGATACCAGTCATCA
This sequence is a window from Pelmatolapia mariae isolate MD_Pm_ZW linkage group LG8, Pm_UMD_F_2, whole genome shotgun sequence. Protein-coding genes within it:
- the LOC134633428 gene encoding stonustoxin subunit beta-like; this translates as MDSKIMEVAALGRPFTLGMLYDARRDKLIPGVTLWDNKTLQEKSVENNQHSSEFEVSATDSIENKSSLLDVNASLKASFMSGLIEVGGSAKYLNDKKKSHHQSRVTLQYKATTKFKQLMLTPNETKNTQEAENVKNLATHVVTGILYGANAFFVFDSEKLDPKNIQDIKGTMQTVIKKIPSFNVDRKVDIKLSDEEKAVTDKFTCKFYGDFILESNPGTFEDAVKTYIQLPKLLGENRENCVPLKVTLMPLKILNPEAAEMMTGISVGLVRKAQDALKDLYNLELRCNDLLEDRVVRNFPQIQEKLSRFKKLCEYFRSSLQETMAEKLPSIRAGEEDEQELVKVFDDRDKSPFSQERLTKWIKDEEREVTIIRYFVDMMEGAKIISDQSELDREVFKPGVEEVLCFVFTSLKSTDPYLQNMSDYLEKKKLEGTDGNTPPTQDQWYFSDEVRAKMKEKTEAVKNCSRLFITATENDKYKGATIYHYRNTNLVTDGFSGPDATDVENVTNRRDLMLYACGLTLDPNTVNNNLILSEGNKKLTNGELQSYPDHPERFEVWPHILCREALTGRHYWEVELNMNKGADAAAAVCYRKLERKGRGSLTGFGWNNISWSLGFKWDPDPTFYAEHDSKTTKHPFPPSGCPRLGVYLDWPAGTLSYYTVSFNKLSHIHTFRTKFSESVFPAFKAWTKNSSVLLYACSLSLDPNTAHCELLLSEGDKKVTRGEKQPYPDLPERFNQGSDENPLRFCAKHNNESKYYPVPPTGCPRLGVFLDWAAGTLSFYCVSSDKLSHIHTFRTKFSEPVYPAFFIHNQPEFRISIFFQLM